One Kribbella sp. NBC_00662 genomic region harbors:
- a CDS encoding ABC transporter ATP-binding protein, whose amino-acid sequence MKSELELRGVQQRFHARGVAEGYVTAVDDVSFKLLASPPQIVSLVGQSGSGKSTIARNVLGLQKPTAGQILYGGKDIFKLSRAEYDAYRRDVQPVFQDPYAIFNPFYRVDRVLWKAVKKFKLASTREAGLSLIEESLRAVRLEPENVLGRYPHQLSGGQRQRIMLARVHMLRPSFIIADEPVSMLDAQVRKHFLDILLDFQREHGMTTLFITHDLSTVYYLGGEVMVITKGQIVERGPVSTVMHEPSHPYTKLLLDSIPQPDPDQRWTTRIQVDELERLDDSTPADTTKPEAPIL is encoded by the coding sequence GTGAAGTCCGAGCTCGAACTTCGTGGCGTACAGCAACGGTTCCATGCCCGTGGGGTCGCCGAAGGCTACGTGACCGCGGTCGACGACGTCAGCTTCAAGCTGCTCGCGTCGCCGCCGCAGATCGTCAGCCTGGTGGGTCAGAGCGGCAGCGGGAAGAGCACGATCGCCCGCAACGTCCTCGGCCTGCAGAAGCCGACCGCCGGACAGATCCTGTACGGCGGCAAGGACATCTTCAAGCTGAGCCGCGCCGAGTACGACGCCTACCGGCGCGACGTGCAGCCGGTGTTCCAGGACCCGTACGCGATCTTCAACCCGTTCTACCGGGTGGATCGGGTGCTGTGGAAGGCGGTCAAGAAGTTCAAGCTGGCCTCGACCCGCGAGGCCGGGTTGTCGCTGATCGAGGAGTCGTTACGGGCGGTCCGGCTGGAGCCGGAGAACGTGCTCGGGCGCTACCCGCACCAGCTGTCCGGCGGTCAGCGCCAGCGGATCATGCTGGCCCGTGTCCACATGCTCCGCCCGTCGTTCATCATCGCCGACGAGCCGGTGTCGATGCTGGACGCCCAGGTCCGCAAGCACTTCCTCGACATCCTGCTCGACTTCCAGCGCGAACACGGCATGACCACGCTGTTCATCACCCACGACCTGTCCACGGTCTACTACCTCGGCGGCGAGGTCATGGTCATCACCAAGGGCCAGATCGTCGAACGCGGCCCGGTCTCCACCGTGATGCACGAGCCGTCCCACCCGTACACGAAACTCCTGCTCGACTCCATCCCCCAACCCGACCCGGACCAGCGCTGGACCACCCGCATCCAGGTCGACGAACTCGAACGCCTCGACGACAGCACCCCCGCCGACACCACCAAGCCGGAAGCCCCGATCCTCTGA
- a CDS encoding ABC transporter permease has product MTAEAPPAVAVDKSQDSAPVSGVRAWLSRHPLAAYALRRFGLYLIELWGALTIAFFFFRLMPGDPIQTLIQTLQQNYIYNAQASAEIIARYKHEFGLDGNLLTQYVVYMQKLVLHGDLGPSLINYPTPAQTVILRALPWTIGLLGISSVLAWILGVVIGAIAGWRRGKVGSAIATNLSIALSHVPYFFVALILVYIFSYSMGLLPARSAYDSNIDPGISLAFIGSVLKYGLLPGLSIVVIGTFSWILSTRMLMVPILGEDYLVYAEAKGLKSWRILTRYALRNCYLPQITAFGISLGFIFNGNVLVEQLFNYPGLGTTLVTAIQQLDFNTILGVTDMAIFSVLTAVLLLDLLLPLLDPRVKYWK; this is encoded by the coding sequence GTGACGGCGGAAGCCCCGCCTGCGGTCGCTGTCGACAAGAGCCAGGACTCCGCACCCGTCTCGGGGGTGCGGGCCTGGCTGTCGCGGCATCCGCTGGCGGCGTACGCGCTCCGCCGCTTCGGGCTGTACCTGATCGAGCTGTGGGGCGCGCTGACGATCGCGTTCTTCTTCTTCCGGCTGATGCCGGGTGACCCGATCCAGACGCTGATCCAGACCCTGCAGCAGAACTACATCTACAACGCCCAGGCGAGCGCCGAGATCATCGCCCGCTACAAGCACGAGTTCGGCCTGGACGGGAACCTGCTGACGCAGTACGTCGTGTACATGCAGAAGCTGGTCCTGCACGGCGACCTCGGGCCCAGCCTGATCAACTATCCGACGCCGGCCCAGACCGTGATCCTGCGGGCGTTGCCGTGGACGATCGGCCTGCTCGGCATCTCGTCCGTGCTGGCCTGGATCCTCGGTGTCGTGATCGGCGCGATCGCCGGCTGGCGGCGCGGCAAGGTCGGCTCGGCGATCGCGACCAACCTGTCGATCGCGCTGTCGCACGTGCCGTACTTCTTCGTCGCGCTGATCCTGGTGTACATCTTCTCGTACTCGATGGGGCTGCTGCCGGCCAGATCGGCGTACGACTCGAACATCGATCCGGGGATCAGTCTGGCGTTCATCGGCAGTGTGCTGAAGTACGGGTTGTTGCCCGGGCTCTCGATCGTGGTGATCGGGACGTTCAGCTGGATCCTGTCCACCCGGATGCTGATGGTTCCGATTCTCGGCGAGGACTACCTGGTGTACGCCGAGGCGAAGGGCCTGAAGAGCTGGCGGATCCTGACCCGGTACGCGCTGCGGAACTGCTACCTGCCGCAGATCACCGCGTTCGGGATCTCGCTCGGCTTCATCTTCAACGGCAACGTGCTGGTCGAGCAGCTGTTCAACTATCCGGGTCTCGGCACCACGCTGGTGACCGCGATCCAGCAGCTCGACTTCAACACGATCCTCGGCGTCACCGACATGGCGATCTTCTCGGTGCTGACCGCCGTCCTGCTCCTCGACCTCCTGCTCCCGCTGCTTGACCCGCGGGTCAAGTACTGGAAGTGA
- a CDS encoding phosphocholine-specific phospholipase C, with protein sequence MPDINRRRFLQLAGASAAFAAMANSIEQAAAIPAHRRYGTIQDVEHIVVLMQENRSFDHYFGTLNGVRGFGDPRPVTLPSGQPVWHQKNALGKEILPFHPDADDLGMQFIQDLAHSWGDAHQAVNGGKYDQWIPAKTSTTMAYLTREDIPFHYALADKFTLCDAYHCSFMGSTDPNRYYMWTGYTGNDGTGGGPVLGNDEAGYGWTTYPERLEQAGVSWKIYQDIGDGLDAAGGWGWIDDAYRGNYGDNSLLYFNNYRNAAAGNPLYDKARTGTNAKAGESLFAQLTADVKANRLPKISWIAAPEAFTEHPNWPANYGAWYISQVLDALTSNPEAWSKTALFITYDENDGFFDHVVPPFPPLDANQGLSTVDPGPDLYTGTKAAHGAYGLGQRVPMLVVSPWSTGGYTCSETFDHTSIIRFMESRFGVHEPNISPWRRAVCGDLSSAFDFGTTATRPAKLPDTSAYQPPDNKRHPDYVPTPPAIGQVPVQERGCRRTRPLPYAPVVDGAVADGKYRLTFSSGPKAGAQFLITSANRTDGPWTYTTEAGKTVADSWNPIYSGGVTDLTVHGPNGFLRTFKGKPATGLEITARENAGDLTLTITSDAARRVTITNAYTGKTKNLDVRKGRTTYTVTTTSRWYDVSVTTTTDTTYLRRYAGHVETGAPGTSDPAIKTA encoded by the coding sequence ATGCCAGACATCAATCGCCGGAGGTTCCTCCAACTGGCCGGAGCCTCGGCCGCGTTCGCCGCGATGGCGAACAGTATCGAGCAGGCGGCCGCCATCCCGGCGCACCGTCGGTACGGCACGATCCAGGACGTCGAGCACATCGTCGTCCTGATGCAGGAGAACCGGTCGTTCGACCACTACTTCGGCACGCTGAACGGCGTCCGCGGGTTCGGTGACCCGCGGCCGGTGACGCTGCCGAGCGGTCAGCCGGTGTGGCACCAGAAGAATGCCCTCGGCAAGGAGATCCTGCCGTTCCACCCGGACGCCGACGACCTGGGGATGCAGTTCATCCAGGACCTCGCCCACAGCTGGGGCGACGCGCACCAGGCGGTGAACGGCGGCAAGTACGACCAGTGGATCCCGGCGAAGACGTCGACCACGATGGCGTACCTGACCCGCGAGGACATCCCGTTCCACTACGCGCTCGCGGACAAGTTCACACTGTGCGACGCGTACCACTGCTCGTTCATGGGCTCCACCGACCCGAACCGCTACTACATGTGGACGGGCTACACCGGGAACGACGGCACCGGCGGCGGCCCGGTCCTCGGCAACGACGAGGCCGGCTACGGCTGGACGACGTACCCCGAGCGGCTCGAGCAGGCCGGTGTCTCGTGGAAGATCTACCAGGACATCGGCGACGGCCTGGACGCCGCCGGCGGCTGGGGCTGGATCGACGACGCGTACCGCGGGAACTACGGCGACAACTCGCTGCTGTACTTCAACAACTACCGCAACGCCGCGGCCGGGAACCCGTTGTACGACAAGGCTCGCACCGGCACGAACGCGAAGGCCGGCGAGAGCCTCTTCGCGCAGCTCACCGCCGACGTGAAGGCGAACCGGCTGCCGAAGATCTCCTGGATCGCCGCACCCGAGGCGTTCACCGAGCACCCGAACTGGCCGGCGAACTACGGTGCCTGGTACATCTCCCAGGTCCTCGACGCGCTCACCTCGAACCCCGAGGCGTGGAGCAAGACCGCGCTGTTCATCACCTACGACGAGAACGACGGATTCTTCGACCACGTCGTACCGCCGTTCCCGCCGCTGGACGCGAACCAGGGCCTGTCGACCGTCGATCCCGGGCCGGACCTGTACACCGGCACCAAGGCCGCGCACGGTGCGTACGGTCTCGGTCAGCGGGTGCCGATGCTCGTCGTGTCGCCGTGGAGCACCGGCGGCTACACCTGCTCGGAGACGTTCGACCACACGTCGATCATCCGGTTCATGGAGTCGCGGTTCGGCGTGCACGAGCCGAACATCTCGCCGTGGCGCCGCGCGGTCTGCGGCGACCTCAGCTCCGCGTTCGACTTCGGTACGACGGCCACGCGGCCGGCGAAGCTTCCCGACACGAGCGCGTACCAACCGCCGGACAACAAGCGGCACCCGGACTACGTGCCGACGCCGCCCGCGATCGGTCAGGTACCGGTGCAGGAACGCGGCTGCCGCCGTACCAGGCCGTTGCCCTACGCACCGGTCGTCGACGGAGCCGTTGCCGACGGCAAGTACAGGCTGACCTTCAGCTCCGGGCCGAAGGCCGGTGCCCAGTTCCTGATCACGTCGGCCAACCGCACCGACGGCCCGTGGACGTACACCACCGAGGCCGGCAAGACCGTCGCCGACAGCTGGAACCCGATCTACTCCGGCGGCGTCACCGACCTCACCGTGCACGGCCCGAACGGCTTCCTCCGCACCTTCAAAGGCAAGCCCGCGACCGGCCTGGAGATCACCGCCCGCGAGAACGCCGGCGATCTCACCCTCACCATCACCTCCGACGCGGCCCGCCGGGTGACGATCACCAACGCCTACACCGGCAAGACCAAGAACCTCGACGTCCGCAAGGGCAGGACGACGTACACGGTCACCACCACGAGCCGCTGGTACGACGTCTCGGTCACCACCACGACCGACACGACGTACCTCCGCCGCTACGCCGGCCACGTCGAAACCGGCGCCCCCGGCACCAGCGACCCGGCCATCAAAACCGCGTGA
- a CDS encoding sacsin N-terminal ATP-binding-like domain-containing protein — MTDDVFGTAGIRERVLAGWAAAPVRFREDANAEEELVLGGYVDRLVVELAQNAADAAARAGVPGRVLFELSNNTLVVANTGAPLNADGVQSLATLRASAKREESSVEDAGAEGVSSVGRFGVGFSAVLAVTDEPVVLSRSGGVRFSKADTAAAIAGLAPDLDTEVRRRDGQVPVLRLPFEADGEPPAGYDTAVILPLRDEAAAALVRRLLAEADDALLLALPGLERIEIETAQDHRVLQDVQSRWHIHRSAGTFDTTQREQLLADRPTEERTRPSWSVVWALPRDPATDTPTVVHAPTPTDEPLSSGALLLATFPLDSTRRHVAKGPLTDWLVKEAATAYGELLRERAAEGDSVLHLVPTGLAAGALDRVLREEILAVLPGVELVRGVDGVALRPRDAVVVEGADEAFNRLLAPMVPGLIAARREDRLALDALQVRRLELAEVVDQLGGEEPPDWWRNLYASLSGMVTDALIRESLGTLPVPLADGRLVRGARGLLLPGPEIPVDVLAAFGEYGVRVVHPEAVDPALERLGAIPATPRSLLEDSSVRTAVEHSAEADDPDAVAHAVLSLVAADPAQADGLWWLNDLVLRDADGELVPANALVVEGSDAQAILDPDEVAPIAGDLLDRYGLPALEAVGVLATLGIVAASDVALDQLPEAVQDLDAIEDWAFDVAPDGSRYGATVGELEAIRDLDWITDDNWPKALQIIGSEPDLRRALVTQVRVVGPDDRPLGVPSYAAWWIREHVLLEDGEPLAGRADPEAEPVLATFLDEAPAWTTGLDPEVRTAVGLVRDVGDLDADGISLVLDRLADPEREVDAASILRLWTRLGTLALFPGDAPEQTRVLDADGVTRVIDAEQAVVIDGPMWVQREDLGGFVIGSGAAADGLSDLLDVPMAQEIAEGKIDGEGTAADVPQIVRELVPEVPATWWEHDELTVDGVEVSWWVDADGAPHAATFDGLAKALAWSAGRWDRRHVIRAVLNEPDRSTELLVDAVYD, encoded by the coding sequence GTGACTGATGACGTGTTCGGGACAGCGGGGATCCGCGAGCGGGTGCTGGCCGGATGGGCGGCCGCACCCGTGCGATTCCGGGAGGACGCGAACGCCGAGGAGGAGCTGGTCCTCGGCGGGTACGTCGACCGCCTGGTCGTCGAACTGGCCCAGAACGCCGCCGACGCGGCCGCACGTGCCGGAGTACCAGGCCGGGTGTTGTTCGAGCTCAGCAACAACACGCTGGTCGTGGCAAACACCGGCGCCCCGCTGAACGCTGACGGTGTGCAGTCGTTGGCGACGCTACGGGCGTCGGCGAAGCGGGAGGAGTCTTCTGTTGAGGACGCTGGAGCAGAAGGTGTCTCGTCCGTAGGACGCTTCGGCGTGGGCTTCTCCGCGGTGCTCGCGGTGACCGATGAGCCGGTCGTCCTGTCACGCAGCGGAGGTGTCCGGTTCTCGAAGGCGGACACGGCGGCGGCGATCGCGGGGCTTGCGCCTGATCTCGACACCGAAGTACGGCGCCGTGACGGTCAGGTACCGGTCCTGCGGTTGCCGTTCGAAGCCGACGGCGAACCGCCCGCCGGCTACGACACCGCGGTCATCCTCCCGCTCCGCGACGAGGCCGCAGCCGCTCTCGTCCGCCGCCTACTCGCCGAGGCCGACGACGCCCTCCTGCTCGCCCTCCCCGGCCTCGAACGCATCGAAATCGAAACGGCCCAGGACCACCGGGTCCTCCAGGACGTCCAGTCCCGCTGGCACATCCACCGCAGCGCAGGCACCTTCGACACCACACAACGCGAACAGCTACTCGCCGACCGCCCGACGGAGGAGCGCACCCGCCCGAGCTGGTCGGTCGTGTGGGCGCTGCCCCGCGATCCTGCCACCGACACACCAACTGTTGTTCATGCCCCGACCCCGACCGACGAGCCGCTCTCGTCGGGAGCGTTGCTGTTGGCAACCTTTCCGCTGGACTCGACGCGTCGGCATGTCGCCAAAGGTCCGTTGACCGACTGGCTGGTGAAGGAAGCGGCGACGGCGTACGGCGAGCTGCTGCGGGAGCGGGCTGCCGAGGGCGACAGCGTGCTGCACCTCGTGCCCACCGGCCTTGCGGCCGGAGCTCTGGACCGAGTGCTACGGGAGGAGATCCTCGCGGTGCTACCCGGCGTCGAGCTCGTCCGAGGAGTTGACGGCGTCGCACTCCGGCCGCGGGATGCGGTGGTGGTGGAGGGCGCGGACGAGGCGTTCAACCGGCTGCTGGCGCCGATGGTGCCGGGTTTGATCGCGGCGCGACGCGAAGACCGCCTGGCGCTGGATGCCTTGCAAGTAAGGCGTTTGGAGCTCGCCGAGGTGGTGGATCAGCTCGGGGGGGAGGAACCGCCCGACTGGTGGCGCAACCTCTACGCGTCGCTCAGCGGCATGGTCACCGACGCGCTGATCCGGGAGTCGCTCGGCACGCTTCCGGTCCCGCTCGCCGACGGTCGGCTGGTGCGAGGCGCCCGCGGGCTGCTGCTGCCCGGACCCGAGATCCCGGTCGACGTCCTCGCCGCGTTCGGCGAGTACGGCGTACGCGTCGTCCACCCCGAGGCTGTCGACCCTGCCCTGGAACGGCTCGGCGCGATCCCCGCCACCCCGCGATCGCTCCTCGAGGACAGCTCCGTCCGCACCGCCGTCGAGCATTCGGCCGAAGCCGACGACCCCGACGCGGTCGCTCACGCCGTCCTCAGTCTCGTCGCCGCCGACCCCGCACAGGCCGACGGCCTCTGGTGGCTCAACGATCTGGTACTTCGCGACGCCGACGGCGAGCTCGTCCCCGCGAACGCCCTGGTTGTCGAGGGTTCTGACGCACAAGCCATCCTCGACCCGGACGAAGTCGCACCGATCGCCGGCGACCTCCTGGACCGCTACGGCCTGCCCGCCCTCGAAGCCGTCGGCGTGCTCGCGACCCTCGGCATCGTCGCCGCGTCCGACGTCGCCCTCGACCAGCTCCCCGAAGCCGTCCAGGACCTCGACGCGATCGAGGACTGGGCGTTCGACGTCGCCCCCGACGGCTCCCGGTACGGCGCCACCGTCGGCGAACTCGAAGCAATCCGCGACCTCGACTGGATCACCGACGACAACTGGCCGAAAGCCCTGCAAATCATCGGTTCTGAGCCCGATCTACGGCGTGCCCTCGTCACTCAGGTCCGCGTCGTCGGCCCCGACGACCGGCCCCTGGGCGTACCGTCGTACGCCGCCTGGTGGATCCGTGAGCACGTTCTGCTCGAGGACGGCGAACCGCTCGCCGGACGCGCCGACCCCGAAGCCGAGCCGGTGCTCGCGACGTTCCTCGACGAGGCACCCGCGTGGACGACCGGCCTCGATCCGGAGGTCCGCACCGCGGTCGGTCTGGTCCGCGACGTCGGCGACCTCGATGCCGACGGCATCAGCCTGGTCCTCGATCGATTGGCCGACCCCGAGCGCGAGGTCGACGCCGCCTCGATCCTCCGGCTGTGGACCCGGCTCGGCACCCTCGCCCTGTTCCCCGGCGATGCGCCGGAGCAGACCCGTGTCCTGGACGCCGACGGGGTGACCCGGGTGATCGACGCGGAGCAGGCCGTCGTCATCGACGGCCCGATGTGGGTGCAGCGGGAGGACCTCGGCGGGTTCGTGATCGGCTCCGGGGCCGCGGCCGACGGCCTGAGCGATCTGCTCGACGTACCGATGGCGCAGGAGATTGCCGAGGGCAAGATCGACGGCGAGGGTACGGCGGCCGACGTACCGCAGATCGTTCGTGAATTGGTTCCCGAGGTACCGGCGACCTGGTGGGAGCACGACGAGTTGACAGTCGACGGGGTCGAGGTCTCGTGGTGGGTGGACGCCGACGGCGCCCCGCACGCCGCGACGTTCGACGGCCTCGCGAAAGCCCTGGCCTGGTCCGCCGGCCGGTGGGACCGGCGGCATGTGATCCGGGCGGTTCTCAACGAACCGGACCGCAGTACCGAACTTCTGGTCGACGCCGTCTACGACTGA
- a CDS encoding ABC transporter ATP-binding protein, producing the protein MNDVPKNVLEVKGLDVVYSTNRGDVQAVRGIDLDVRRGEILGIAGESGSGKSTLAVALLRLLKAPGKVTGGSVMFHPAGRSPVDLLKVHGEELRVLRWSALSYLPQGSMSSLNPVMRVHDQFKDVIVEHAPNRKEAVGDMIPRLLGQVGLEPRVARMYPHELSGGMKQRVLMAIAVALEPDLVIADEPTTALDVTIQRVILQSLADLRTDFGVTLMVISHDMGVHAQLADRVAVMYEGRLVEVGDVRQVFKDPQDPYTRQLIESIPRLGRKAS; encoded by the coding sequence GTGAATGACGTGCCGAAGAATGTTCTCGAGGTCAAGGGCCTCGACGTCGTCTACTCCACCAACCGCGGTGACGTGCAGGCGGTCCGCGGGATCGACCTGGATGTCCGCCGCGGCGAGATCCTCGGGATCGCGGGGGAGTCGGGCAGCGGCAAGAGCACGCTCGCGGTCGCACTGCTGCGGCTCCTGAAGGCTCCGGGCAAGGTGACCGGCGGTTCGGTGATGTTCCACCCTGCCGGCCGGTCGCCGGTGGACCTGCTCAAGGTGCACGGCGAGGAACTGCGGGTCCTGCGGTGGAGCGCGCTGTCGTATCTGCCGCAGGGATCGATGAGCTCGCTGAACCCGGTGATGCGGGTGCACGACCAGTTCAAGGACGTGATCGTCGAGCATGCGCCGAACCGCAAGGAAGCGGTCGGCGACATGATCCCGCGGCTGCTCGGTCAGGTCGGCCTGGAGCCGCGGGTGGCCCGGATGTATCCGCACGAGCTGTCCGGCGGGATGAAGCAGCGCGTGCTGATGGCGATCGCGGTCGCGCTCGAACCCGACCTGGTGATCGCGGACGAGCCGACCACCGCGCTCGACGTGACGATCCAGCGGGTGATCCTGCAGTCGCTGGCCGATCTGCGGACCGACTTCGGCGTGACGCTGATGGTGATCTCGCACGACATGGGAGTGCATGCACAGCTGGCCGACCGGGTCGCGGTGATGTACGAGGGCAGGCTGGTCGAGGTCGGCGACGTACGCCAGGTGTTCAAGGATCCGCAGGATCCCTACACCCGGCAGCTGATCGAGTCGATCCCGCGCTTGGGAAGGAAGGCATCGTGA
- a CDS encoding ABC transporter permease encodes MRILTAVLRTIRNSRRLATGLVILGVLILLALFSPLIAKAIGGGQDPIELAAYDKWLVPGPGHLLGTDQFGRDVFAMVVKALAVSLQIGAIAGVISTVVGVIVAFVAGYKGGWIDGILSTFTGILLVIPTFPLLIALSAYAKNVSLFQVGVMISIFAWPFAAKTIRSQVLSLRTRPYVDLARVSKARDLEIITTELLPNLLPFIGVGFASSALGAIFGLVGLEIIGLGPGGVIDLGQIIYSAISTGALTLGAWPMFVVPVGLLTLLFAALNMVNIGLEEVYNPRLRGVAGE; translated from the coding sequence ATGAGAATCCTGACGGCGGTACTGCGGACGATCCGGAACAGCCGGCGGCTGGCGACCGGACTCGTCATCCTCGGCGTGCTGATCCTGCTCGCCCTGTTCAGCCCGTTGATCGCCAAGGCCATCGGCGGCGGCCAGGACCCGATCGAGCTGGCGGCGTACGACAAGTGGCTGGTGCCCGGGCCGGGGCATCTGCTCGGCACCGACCAGTTCGGCCGGGACGTGTTCGCGATGGTGGTGAAGGCGCTCGCGGTCTCGCTGCAGATCGGCGCGATCGCCGGTGTGATCTCGACGGTCGTCGGCGTGATCGTGGCCTTCGTGGCCGGCTACAAGGGCGGCTGGATCGACGGGATCCTGTCCACGTTCACCGGCATCCTGCTGGTGATCCCGACGTTCCCGTTGCTGATCGCGCTCTCGGCGTACGCGAAGAACGTCAGCCTGTTCCAGGTCGGCGTGATGATCTCGATCTTCGCCTGGCCGTTCGCCGCGAAGACGATCCGATCCCAGGTGCTGAGCCTGCGGACCCGGCCGTACGTCGATCTGGCCCGGGTCAGCAAGGCCCGCGACCTGGAGATCATCACCACCGAACTGCTGCCGAACCTGCTGCCGTTCATCGGCGTCGGGTTCGCGTCCTCGGCACTCGGCGCGATCTTCGGGCTGGTCGGTCTGGAGATCATCGGGCTCGGGCCCGGTGGCGTGATCGACCTCGGCCAGATCATCTACAGCGCGATCAGCACCGGTGCGCTGACCCTCGGGGCCTGGCCGATGTTCGTCGTACCGGTCGGGTTGCTGACGCTGCTGTTCGCGGCGCTGAACATGGTGAACATCGGGTTGGAAGAGGTCTACAACCCGCGGCTGAGGGGAGTAGCCGGTGAATGA
- a CDS encoding ABC transporter substrate-binding protein — MTAFLAACSGGGSYSDKPANNNKPVATKSIQIGKANIPVPRDQSVIVGQVEYTVFDSFNGMIPNGSPSGAGVELSTEPLFYLSFATGEMRPWLATEYKYNDDHTEVTFKFDPKAHWNDGQPLGAADFKFTMLLLRDRPDLFGGGGELKEFVKDIEVPDPQTAVVKMLKPGPRFHYNFISAIAGPPLGIMPEHIWKSQDPTKFKDNPPVHSGPYKLKQAIRNQKMFIWEKDPNYWNKDKLDVKPQYVVYQSTSKQLDQASLAFERAEFDVGSVDEQHAKQLRNTGYPALQTTQFHDPNPRVLWLNCDPSRGVISEAKMRWAINYCLDREKIGKSIWPVPVPPAQYPWADYPTNDKWKNDELANKYKFEFNPDKATQLLDEIAPKNAAGKRTYKGKEINLEIITPSPVDGGEYAIANVLKTELAKVGVPCTLRSLAGNVHDEKFQRGQYDIDSSWAGIAIDPEQLYSDWTSDKYQPVGKNAAGKNKLRYRNPKFDAISEKLAQLDPNSEQAKPLLDQALEIYFQDLPMLSVIQTGYPSYFNTTFWKGWPTDDDLYEVPLNWWQHFIFVLGKIEPTGQKGPA; from the coding sequence ATGACCGCCTTCCTCGCGGCCTGCTCCGGCGGAGGCTCGTACTCGGACAAGCCCGCCAACAACAACAAGCCGGTCGCGACCAAGTCGATCCAGATCGGAAAGGCCAACATCCCGGTCCCACGGGACCAGTCGGTGATCGTCGGCCAGGTCGAGTACACCGTCTTCGACAGCTTCAACGGGATGATCCCGAACGGCTCGCCCTCGGGCGCCGGCGTCGAGCTGAGTACGGAGCCGTTGTTCTACCTGAGTTTCGCCACCGGCGAGATGCGTCCTTGGCTGGCGACCGAGTACAAGTACAACGACGACCACACCGAGGTCACCTTCAAGTTCGACCCGAAGGCGCACTGGAACGACGGACAGCCGCTGGGGGCGGCCGACTTCAAGTTCACGATGCTGCTGCTGCGGGACCGGCCGGACCTGTTCGGCGGCGGCGGTGAGCTGAAGGAGTTCGTCAAGGACATCGAGGTGCCCGACCCGCAGACCGCCGTGGTCAAGATGCTGAAGCCGGGACCGCGGTTCCACTACAACTTCATCTCCGCGATCGCGGGTCCGCCGCTCGGCATCATGCCCGAGCACATCTGGAAGTCGCAGGACCCGACGAAGTTCAAGGACAACCCGCCGGTGCACAGCGGCCCGTACAAGCTGAAGCAGGCGATCCGGAACCAGAAGATGTTCATCTGGGAGAAGGACCCGAACTACTGGAACAAGGACAAGCTCGACGTCAAGCCGCAGTACGTCGTCTACCAGAGCACGTCGAAGCAGCTCGACCAGGCATCATTGGCCTTCGAGCGCGCGGAGTTCGACGTCGGCTCGGTCGACGAGCAGCACGCCAAGCAGCTGCGCAACACCGGCTACCCGGCCTTGCAGACAACGCAGTTCCACGACCCGAACCCACGGGTGCTGTGGCTGAACTGCGACCCGTCCCGGGGCGTGATCTCCGAGGCGAAGATGCGCTGGGCGATCAACTACTGCCTCGACCGGGAGAAGATCGGCAAGTCGATCTGGCCGGTCCCGGTGCCGCCGGCGCAGTACCCGTGGGCGGACTACCCGACCAACGACAAGTGGAAGAACGACGAGCTCGCGAACAAGTACAAGTTCGAGTTCAACCCGGACAAGGCGACCCAGCTGCTCGACGAGATCGCGCCGAAGAACGCCGCCGGCAAGCGGACGTACAAGGGCAAGGAGATCAACCTCGAGATCATCACGCCGTCGCCGGTCGACGGCGGTGAGTACGCGATCGCGAACGTACTGAAGACCGAGCTTGCCAAGGTCGGCGTACCGTGCACCCTGCGCAGCCTGGCCGGCAACGTGCACGACGAGAAGTTCCAGCGCGGTCAGTACGACATCGACTCGAGCTGGGCCGGTATCGCGATCGACCCGGAGCAGCTGTACTCGGACTGGACCAGTGACAAGTACCAGCCGGTCGGCAAGAACGCGGCCGGCAAGAACAAGCTGCGGTACCGCAACCCGAAGTTCGACGCGATCTCGGAGAAGCTCGCCCAGCTCGACCCGAACAGCGAACAGGCCAAGCCGCTGCTGGACCAGGCACTCGAGATCTACTTCCAGGACCTGCCGATGCTGTCGGTGATCCAGACCGGCTACCCGTCGTACTTCAACACGACGTTCTGGAAGGGCTGGCCGACCGACGACGATCTGTACGAAGTGCCGTTGAACTGGTGGCAGCACTTCATCTTCGTGCTGGGCAAGATCGAGCCCACCGGGCAGAAGGGACCGGCGTGA